In the Doryrhamphus excisus isolate RoL2022-K1 chromosome 2, RoL_Dexc_1.0, whole genome shotgun sequence genome, cgaccctcgtgaggataagcggtagaaaatgaacgaattaatgaataataaatgcaatttataacgcactttacatcaaataaatgatctgaaagtgcacatatagcagattgcatgacacttttacagatataataattccaggtggactgttgcaTTTAAAATCTTGTCCCATTTTAAACTTGCAACATGAGATCCCATGACACCCCCAGTAATTTAAAAAGCCGTGGTACTTACACACACTTGTCCGAGTCAGGAAGCGCAGCTCCGAGCTGCATCCTTCTCCGTGCAACATCCAAGGGATAGCTAGTGAGACCATAAACAAGAGTTAGCCACGCTAATGACGCGCGTCACGTCAGCCGCATCTTACGATATTGTCTGAGCGATGGCGCCGGCGACTCCTCCGCAGAGCAGGTTGACTTGGGTTTTAAGAACCAGGACGTCGGGGTTGTCTGAGGAGGGACATCCTAGCGTGTCGGGAAAATGTTGCAATCCCAGGCTTTTCAGGGTTCCAAAGGTGAAGAACGAAATCCCTGCAGAGTCCAAACACACCGTGAGAACTGGGGAACTGAAATGATGGGTcatttttcctttaaatatgactttttttgacttgacttttttttctcttatcaATAAagatacactaccgctcaaaagtttgggatcacttgggaattttttgggccagtcggagatatggctttttcttggcaatcctgccatgaagtccagcatcctgaagtcgccgcttcgctgttgatactgacactggcgTTTGACgactactatttagtgcagctgccaggtgacgacctgtgaccttaaactacacactagatggcttttctaataatctattagccttgtAAAattcttaaactacacactcccAGATATTTGTCCTCTTACACAgttctgcagcgtttttctgtccttgttagacccagtttgtgctgctctctgaagggagtagttgacagcatggtaagaggttttagttttagatttttagatggctttttgaataatctattagccttgtAAAATTCTTAAACTAcgcactctcagatatttgtcttcttgcacagttgtgcagcgtttttctgtccttgttagacccagtttgtgctgctctctgaagggagatgcaaaaatgtacatccttctttgaaaatcatctgattcattttaattgtttgtgaaatggataaaatttttgtgaaattgaaaaaaaaaatgtttgtgaaatgcatgaaaatgtgtttttatttggaaaacaaagaaatttgcaagtgatcccaaacttttgaacagtagtgtatttttttaaaaaaaagcacattagaACTGTAATTACCGTATATTTTTGTTGCCAGAATGTCTAATCTCTTACCTGCATAGGGCGCCATTCCGATGAGGGTCGGCGTCAGTCCCCTGTAGAATCCCAAGAATCCACCCTCCTTTGCCACAcgatgggaaaaaaacaaagtgtgaaTATCAAACACCATCATTCATCAGCATGACCAATAGCAGCTCACGTTGGTATAGATGCTGTGGAAGGCGTTGGCAATTCCAGTGTAGCGGTGCTCCCCTGTCACCTGAAAGGCCAGCCTGGCTCGAACCATGTCCAGCGGATAGGTGCAAATCACTGCCGTCATCCCTgacaacacacatgcacagatgcTTTATGACCAATTTCTGTTATTTGGATTGACATCATCAATTCCATTCATAAGCTACCTGCCATGGAGCCGGCCATGAGGCGGTGAATGTGTCCGGTGAGCCCAAGCCGTGTATTTAGCATCTGGAAGTAACGAAGTACAAGTGCAGGTttcatcaacacacacaaaactagTCCAAAATGGACTCCGCAATAGAAGAAGTGCCTTACCTTTTTATAATTTTCAAAGGCCATGAACTGGATTGCGCCATAAGGAAATATCCTCACCATCATTGCCCCATTGCCTTTGTACAAGCCGAGGTAGCCTTCCTTTTTTGGCACAGCTTTGAGAGTGGAAAACACCCctaaacaggaaaaaaagtcagaatctTATTCCTCAAACTcatgagatggatggatggacttcctttgtcattgcacaataacagcagtgaaattgccaacaataTGCCGTTGcatggctcccgtgtaataataataataataataatactaaaagtaaaaagtattttaCCAAGGTGTTTGTAGTGAGGATTCTGGGCCTGGAGGAGAATCTTCACCCTGTCCAGAGGAGCAATTGTAGTCTTGGCACAGCATCCTGCAACACCTACGACACCAAAACAACCATTTTAgcgttacttaaaaaaaaaagtaccatgaaaaatagataaaaaacATCGCAATCTACTAatatccaatccactttatttatatagcacattttatgaacagagtttccaaagtgctgcacagactagtaaaaataaaaagtaataatccaaaactaaaagatcatttaagaagtaaaatagatattaaagtattaaaaacaagaaacaaaaagtataaaaaataaaaccaattacaataaaaacgaagaactaaaagacacaggaccatacgactcactaagagttaaaagccagagaataaaagtgggttttaagacgagacttaaagctttaaaagcctttaagctaatataATTTCTATTGTTACAGTCTCCaagcctccacccaccaagatgaagagactgtatgactgacaaaagggctcactctgttcatgccattgttctatggaaaaATGGGCCAATTTTCTGAAACCAATGTTCTTCCAGCCTGTTGTTCCTGGAGGcaacaaacaagcaaaacataCCCGCATGCACATCATATATTGAGGCTGGCAAAATGATCCACTTCATTTTCAGTTATTGTGAGatgaattattcattttctatgctgcttttcctccctacgtctttggggcgagaggaggggtacacccaggactggtggccagccaatcacagggctttgTTATTGATTGTTAGCTTTTCTAGTAAGACGTTTGATTTGTTTTCACATAAATTAACTTTTGACGTTATTGTCGGTTCTGCTCTACAGAATTGTCTTACATCAGTAAGAGCGCTTCATCAATGCCGAGTTGGCATACACTCCTGGTGTGATGAAATTCTGACAAAAACGTTGAATTTTCAAAAATACTTCATTGtacaggctgcacagcggtccagtggttagcgcgcagacctcacagctaggagacctgagttcaattccacactcggccatctctgtgtggagtttgcatgttctccccgtgcatgcgtgggttttctccgggtactccgatttcctcccacattccaaaaacatgctaggttaattggagactccaaattgtccataggtatgaatgtgagtgtgaatggttgtttgtctatatgtgccctgtgattggctgggcaccagtccagggtgtaccccgcctctcgcccaaaacactcagtttcagagggcgtttctaaaactgtacttttgtgatgtcacagaaggctgggcttccttatgggcgtgtctgtaagccagatatgctctctgccctcccccaagctctgcgtCGTCTGTTTACAAGGCAAGCTAAAGCAGAAGTTATTGGgcttggtgattcccagcaagagaaaatattttcatctgtcaacggcatgtttttgtaaacatgaatgtgaaatatccaccaaactgttgcGGAATCCAGAAGCAGCAAATAAaagagcacaataggtcccatttaaatatttatgtcAGCCATCTTGGTCTGTTCCCTGTGAATGAGTGTTTTCAAAGGCAGGGGAACTGCATTGCTTTGGAGCAAAGACACTTCAAAAACTTTCGTTTCGCAATAAAACACTTTAAatcaatattgtgtgtgttttttcatatGACTTGGTGAACAAATTTTTCAGACAAATTTGCCATATTTTACATTACAACTCATTTGACCATTTACACGAAGCTTAAACAACTTCACACAGCAACAAATGAAATCATAAAAAGATGAGGTCTTATCTGAAGTAAAAGTTGAATAATAAAGATgagaaaatattcaatatttcacaGGCTAATGTTGCGTTTACAGCATGCAAGCTTTTCCGTCCTATTGTCATGTAACTGCAATGATTTTATATCTACAGCAGAGGTCGCTCTTGAACACAATGTTAACATAGTTTGTgcatcacaacatctttgaatgcgtcttctaaatgccttatatttgtattttttaatgtttgcttaaatgtgcatattttgtgGGTTGCATTCAACCAGGAAATAGCATGAGTAATAGAGTTTTGCCAAACTGTGATAGTGAGGCTGTGAAATAGAAAGCACAAAGTGTCAAGAGATGACTGTACTACAAAATCAAGACTGAACATGTCGTGTTTAAGACATACCGCTTGAATTTGGCCTCACTGGCCAAATTGGGACTCCAAGCATAACTTTATggcattgttattaattattcaatGTTGCAGTGTTTGTGATTGTGCCATTTTTAAAGTTGCTTTGTTGTATGTTTGATAGTGTTTCCGGTTGTTCTACTGCAGAGGCTTAACTGCAGATGATAAAAGTCTGAAGGTCGGCTCTGCCTGTTTCCCCCAAAGCAGGAAGTACATTTTATAGTGAAGCTATAAAGATATATCTAGAGATCTTACCTCCTGCTACAAAAGACCGGAGCCAGTAGTAGTCCCTGCTGGCCGGAGTGCTGCTCATGGCTGGAGGTGTGGAGGCAACAGCCACCGATGTCATCCTGGCTGATCCCACATTTACTGCACTCGAGCTGGGAACCACAAATGCAGATAAAATGTTTAGATAATATTGTAATCATACTTTCTGCACACTCGGTAGATTTTATTTAAAGCACTACTTTGATGAGTTACGATCTTAGGGTAGATAAGAACGAGGTGACATAAACGCGGAAGGTCGGTggaacatacaaatatatctcCTCTTTCGCTATTTAGCATAAACTACACATGTCACCCAACCTtcagtatttaatttatttcattatttgagtTACAAACCTGACAATTTTGTGGTTGGAACGTCTCCAATGCTCAGCTGAACACTGGAGAGCACTGTCCTTCGCTCTTGAAGTCTGGTCTGTTTACTGTCGCGCATTGATGACGTCGTAGTACGTCATCAAGACATGCGCAAATCCATCGGGAATGTTTACGTAAACGTAATATGTCTTATTCATATGATGAATTGATCGGCTCAGTCTCTTAATTCTAAACAAAAAATGTGAACTTTTTTCTAACAGTTATTTTGAGAGAATAGCAAGTCAATAGCAAGAGAAATTAGTCGTAATAATGTGTGATTTTAAAGTAGTATTTAGCCTTAACAACGACTATTGTTACACAGTTGGAATGTTTTCCTCCAgctataaataaagttgtcacaTTTTCTTCCAGATTCCAATTCCTTTCAGAGGGGAAGCCATTAATGAATGTCTTTTTCATTCCAGATGGTGAGTCATTATTCCAAGATTACCCACCAACCCACCTCATTAAATctgttttaatgtctaactttttacaCCTGACTGCTGTacccatgttttagctgtgtataaatgaattaatgttgtattttaatgtatcttttactctgtttacttgcttttattcaactccatttttctgtaaagcgtctttgagtattttgaaaagcgctatacaaataaagtgtattattattattaatattattaagttTAGTCTCTCTCAACAATTGCTATTTTCACAAGAGTGGTGCCTTTTTTAGACGATTATTGATTATGAGAGTGTTTCTTATCAGTGGCTTCATGAGTGCTGATTATTTTCACAGTTGTTACGCTGGTTGGCACTCGTGCCAGGTGTTTAGGACCCCAGAGCACAGTCCGAGGcaaatgtattaaaaagtatttaataataaacaaactgcactcacagaggaggaaaaacaaagtacaacaaaggAAAGTCACTGGGAAGCTAAAAGTATATAATAAGGATATACAAAGTGGAACAAGTGCAGATCATGACAGAAGTTTGCTGAAAATTactacatttgaaaatattttaaaaatatatttttacgtTCCAGAACGCAAACAAACTGGCAAAGAGGAAACATCTactgataaccatagaacaggaaatagaAGTTACCGTGTCATCAGGAATGGTAGTTATGCGTGATTAATTTCTGCACCATCTATAAAACGCCATTAGGTGAAAGCATTGCTCTGCAAACACCCCTCTGTACCCGCCCCTCCTGTCTGTTAAGGCTCCTGATTGTCAGGGCCCCTGGAATTGTCCTAcacccacccactcatccaccgtatCATTGCTGAAGTATCAGCAATTCAATAAAGAaggtattgttattgttttattgctattgttttctacatgtaaaaccAGGGGAGCATccaggaattctgggcctcatgagttcttcatgagttccccagtaactactctaaatgtatgtgacattgttcctcagtaacacctctactcattggttcctcattagttcttcatgagttcatctgtaactactctaaatgtatgtgccatagttcctcagtaacacctctactcattagttcctcattagagCTTCAtgaggtcctcagtaactactctaaatgtatgtgccatagTTCTTGAGTAACACctctactcattggttcctcattagttcttcatgagttcctcagtaactaatcTAAATGTATGTCCcatcgttcctcagtaacacctctactcattagttcttcatgagttcctcagtaactactctaactgtgtgtgccatagttcctcagtaatacctctattcattagttcctcattagttcttcatgagttccccagtaactatcctaaatgtatgtgccatagttcatcagtaacacctccactcattagttcttcatgagttcctcagtaattactctaaatgtatgtgccatagTTCCCCACTAACACCTCTACTCATGAGTTCAtcaattcctcagtaactactctaaatgtatgtgccatagttcctcagtaacacctctactcattagttcttcatgagttcctcagtaactactctaactgtATGTgcaatagttcctcagtaacacctctactcattagttcttcatgagttcctcagtaactactctaaatgtatgtgccatagttcttcagtaacacctctacccattagttcttcatgagttcctcagtaactactctaaatgtatgtgccatagttcctcagtaacacctctactcattagttcttcatgagttcctcagtaactactctaactgtATGTgcaatagttcctcagtaacacctctactcattagttcttcatgagttcctcagtaactactctaaatgtatgtgccatagttcttcagtaacacctctacccattagttcttcatgagttcctcagtaactactctaaatgtatgtgccatagttcctcagtaacaccTCTAATCatgagttcctcattagttcttcatgagttcctcggtaactactctaaatgtatgtgccatagttcctcagtaacaactctactcattagttcttcatgagttcctcagtaactactctaactgtatgtgccatagttcctcagtaacatctctattcattagttcctcgttagttcttcatgagttccccagtaactatcctaaatgtatgtgccatagttcatcagtaacacctccactcattagttcttcatgaattcctcagtaactactctaaatgtatgtgccatagttcctcagtaacacctctactcattagttccccattaaATCCtcaattcctcagtaactactcttaatgtATGTGCCATAGTTCCCCACTAGCACCTCTACTCATGAGTTCAtcaattcctcagtaactactctaaatgtatgtgccatagttcctcggtaacacctctactcatgagttcatcaattcctcagtaactactctaaaggtATGTGCCATAGTTCATCAGTAACACCTCTAcccattagttcttcatgagttcctcagtaactactctaaatgtatgtgccatagttcctcagtaacacctctactcattagttcttcatgagttcctcagtaactactctaaatgtatgtgccatagTCCTTCAGTAACacctctactcattagttcctcattagttcttcatgagttcctcaattcctcagtaactactctaagtgtAAGTGTATGTGCCATAGTTCTTGAGTAACacctctactcattagttcttcatgagttcctcagtaactattctaactGTATGTGCCATAGTTACTCAGTAACacctctactcattagttcctttttagttcttcatgagttcctcagtaactactctaagtgcATGTACCATAGTTCTTGAGTAACAcatctactcattagttcttcatgagttcctcagtaactactctaaatgtatgtaccatagttcttcagtaacaccactactcattaattcctcattagttcttaatGAGTTCCtcaattcctcagtaactactctaaatgtatataaatctgaatgaatatatatgtatatataaatgtatatacatatatatacagatacGTATATAGAGTATGCGACATGCATATTACGCATCTGTAATGTTGTAACAACAAAGACTTGGCGGGAGAAATGTGACTATTTTCGCGAGAAAGGCGGGAGTCACGCGCACGGTTGAACATGGCGGTCCAGGATCCAGCCACAGCAGAGATCCGCGCCTGCTTTTCTCGCCGCCGCCCAGCGAGACGACGACGACCAGCTCTCAGCCGGCCGAGCCCGAAGGTTGCGTCTGGCGGAGGGGGAGCGTGAGCGAGGTGAGCGGGGCTACCCTGGCTGGCTTGACAGAAGAAGAGAAGGATTGACGTGTTTTCTCTTGCTGTTGTTTGTGCCGCgccagggcgagaggcggtggaAGAAAGAAGCGAGCGACGTGGCCCCCGGTGCGCCTGTCATGTCCGTGTGGGAGCCAACTTGCCAGCAGCGGTCTAAATTTGCCGAGGAGGGAAACGCATACTGGCTGTCTCGCTGGAGAGGAGTATTATTAGCAGTTCTCTCTGGTATGTCAAGCATTTCTTGCCTCCAACGTGTAAAATAAACGCACACACGAGCGCTCTAAACCGTGTGAAAGTGCGCTTCTTTGCGCGtgtggatgtttgtttttttaaatgtcctcaGCCGGTGCTTTAAAAAGACGGGCGGGCAAGtgcaaaaatatgactaaaaggGCGACGGAGGCGGTGTTTAACCCCCTTTCCTAGGTAGACACGGCACTCAGTTCACTAGCTTTGCCCTTTAAACCATTCACGCCAAGGAGGAAGCGGTAGTATTTGTTTTTAGAGCAACTTCTTTTGCTCCTGTAGTCCCCACTCATTGTGTCTAGTGCTTGTTCCAGAACATGAAGTCAGGCGTGGCTAAAATTGCCATTTCAGAGAAGAaatgttttggttaaaaatCACCTCGGGGTTGTgaatgacgtttttttttccccacagggATTCCAGGTACTGgtttcatttttgcttttcttgATTTTCTATTTATAGGTCATGCACAGCCAACTGCTACACTCAAGTGGACAGGTCAAGAGTAAAATAATAGATTCGCGGAACTAAATTGTGCACCGAGTTCGACACCAAAACCCTGGCTCCCATGCTGGCTGTCACAAATCCCCGCCTCTACACCCTCAGCCATGCCTGCCACCACCAAATCCACCAGGAGGAAAACGGGCCAGAAAACCGCAAGCACCAAACGGCAAAGCGGCAACTCAATTAAAGCCAGAGGAAGAGTTTCAGAGCAGCTCCAAACCAGGTCCACCTCCAAGGCTCGGTCAAGCCGAAGTCCTCGGGGAAGAGCGGGTACTCGGGTTTTCGGTGAAGGAAGCGTGTCCACTTCTAGGGTTAACCATGTCCTCGGTGTAACAGGATCTGTGAGGCTTAGGCGTTTGAGCAATGTGCCTGACCACTACGGAGAATTAGAGGACCCCCTGTGGCGAAGAAAGTCCCCACGGGGTGTGAGGATATCAGCTGATTCCTGCTTGCCTCCAAAACCATGCAGAGGTACAAAAAAGACCAGGGGGACTCCTGGAAGAGGAGATGCGTTGAATCGCAGAAACCAACTCAACACCCAAATAGACGAAATAGCTTCTGATGTCCAGAAACAGGAACCCGACAACGCTGAAGAACTTCAGCCCGTTTCTCTGAAAACTGATTTTCAGGTCCCGGCAAATAAAGGTGCTAAAGAGGGCAGCCCCCTTAAAGCGGATTCTCCGCCACATCGTGACACTTTGGAGGACTGCGTGGCGTGCAGCTGTGATAGCGACGTAGCCGAGCAAGACCACCAGACAAGCGTTGAAGGTGATGAAGGTGAGTCTGGGACCCAGAACGCTGACCTTCAACTGGAACCAAGCAAAGATGAGCTAGGCGCTGAGCTAGGTGCTACTAAGGTCGACTCTCCTGATTCGGAAAGACCGGAACCGGAAAATAGCCATGTCAAAGATGATGTTTTGGACTCGGGATCGAATAAGACTGACTCAcctgagaaacaggaagtatacCCGCAAAGAGTTGCAGAGAAAACACCTCCAAGATCTGATGAGGCTGAACAACCGGTTGAGGTGCTGGCTAACGACCATGGTGACGCTCTCGCCGATCCCGATGTATCCCACCAACGCAAGCTAGCCGTTGAACCTCTGGAAAAACAACACTCCACTGAAGGTCCACAGGAACAGTCACTCGATACGGTGCTAACTGTCCCAAACACAGCTACCTCAAATTCCACCAAAGTCCCATCCACCTCAGTGGACCTTCAGGGTGAGAAAGACATGCAAACTACCGTTCATGGTGCTAAGTTTCCAGTCCCAGGACCTTCTAGTGTCCCAGAGACCAATCAAGTGCGAAGTACACCGGTTATTATCTGCAGGAGTTTCTGGGATCTGCAATCGCACACCAAAGATAGGCAGCCTTCTCCAGAACCACTAGAAACGGAGAACTCTTTGCCGTCGTGTGACCCGGTCCCCGAGGTGGAACCACCGCCAAAGATCTCAACTCCATCTCTGGACGGCAGCTCGGTGTTGTCCTGCAGCTCAGAGAGCACACGCTCCTCCTTCTCGTTTGATACAGAATCCGAGCTAGGAAACGGGGAATCCTCGCTTCCGCCGCTGGGACTGTCGGGGTCCGAGTGCGGGCGCCTGTCCTCGCTGCTTAAGGAACAACGTAAGGAGAGGAGAAAGCGAAGCAGATGTGGGAGGTGCGAGCCGTGCCTGAGGAAGATCAGCTGCGGCCGATGCAGCTGCTGCCTCAACCGCAGGACCGGCCACCAGATCTGCAAGATGAGGAAGTGTGTGGAACTGAAGAGGAGACGGACATCGAGTCCGCTTGCGTTCCCTGCTGCACAGGTTAGACTTTTGAAATATTGTGTTTCCGCAACAGCGACTACGATAATGTTACCGTGAGAATTTCTAACGTTAGCTTGAAATGTGGCGCCACCTTCCTGTCTAAACATTGGTTGGTGGAAAAGGGGGCGGAGTGTGGAACTGGAGCGCCTTGTGTGTGGAGGATGATGATGCCTTTTTTTCATGACCAGCAGCACGTGGTCGGAgtaatgtgttgtgttgtgtgtgtgtgtgtgtgtgtgtgagcgtagCAGGTGCTAGTAGCGTTCCACATCTTCTAcagcagggggtctcaaactcaatttacctaggggccactggaggta is a window encoding:
- the slc25a16 gene encoding graves disease carrier protein — translated: MTSVAVASTPPAMSSTPASRDYYWLRSFVAGGVAGCCAKTTIAPLDRVKILLQAQNPHYKHLGVFSTLKAVPKKEGYLGLYKGNGAMMVRIFPYGAIQFMAFENYKKMLNTRLGLTGHIHRLMAGSMAGMTAVICTYPLDMVRARLAFQVTGEHRYTGIANAFHSIYTNEGGFLGFYRGLTPTLIGMAPYAGISFFTFGTLKSLGLQHFPDTLGCPSSDNPDVLVLKTQVNLLCGGVAGAIAQTISYPLDVARRRMQLGAALPDSDKCVSLRKTISYVYNKYGIKNGLYRGLSLNYIRCVPSQAVAFTTYEFMRQLLHLN